The Deinococcus terrestris nucleotide sequence GTCACGGCCTACATCCCCGGCGAAGGTCACAACCTTCAGGAGCACTCCGTCGTGCTGATTCGCGGCGGCCGTGTGAAGGACCTCCCCGGTGTGCGCTACCACATCGTGCGCGGCACCCTCGACACCCAGGGCGTCAAGGACCGCAACAAGAGCCGCTCCAAGTACGGCACCAAGAAGCCCAAGGCGGGCGCTGCTGCCGCCGCTGGCAAGAAGAAGTAACCCCCGCGTGACCGACCGTGGGGGAGAAGGTACGGCCCCCGTCCGGTCAGCGCGACAAGGGGCCGTCACCCTCCGGGGGTGAGGCCCATGAACCGAGTCAAGAGTTAAGGAGTCAACATGGCACGTCGCCGCAGAGCAGAAGTGCGCCCCGTTCAGCCCGACCTGGTGTACCAGGACGTGCTGGTGAGCGCGATGATCAACCGCATCATGGAAGACGGCAAGAAGAACCTCGCCAGCCGCATCTTCTACGGCGCCTGCCGCCTGGTGCAGGAGCGCACCGGTCAGGAGCCGCTCAAGGTCTTCAAGCAGGCGTTCGACAACGTCAAGCCCCGCGTCGAAGTCCGCAGCCGCCGCGTGGGCGGTAGCACCTACCAGGTGCCGGTCGAAGTCAGCGCCCGCCGTCAGCAGAGCCTGACCCTGCGCTGGATGCTCGCCGCCGTGGACGGCCGCCCCGAGCGCACCGCCATCGAGCGCCTCGCGGGCGAGATCATGGACGCCGCGCAGGGCCGTGGCGGCGCCATCAAGAAGAAAGACGACGTGGAGCGCATGGCGGAAGCCAACCGCGCCTACGCGCACTACCGCTGGTAATTCCCGGTGAAGGGGC carries:
- the rpsL gene encoding 30S ribosomal protein S12 is translated as MPTTQQLLRKGRSTLQKKSKVPALKGSPFRRGVCTVVKTTTPKKPNSALRKIARVRLSSQFEVTAYIPGEGHNLQEHSVVLIRGGRVKDLPGVRYHIVRGTLDTQGVKDRNKSRSKYGTKKPKAGAAAAAGKKK
- the rpsG gene encoding 30S ribosomal protein S7, with the translated sequence MARRRRAEVRPVQPDLVYQDVLVSAMINRIMEDGKKNLASRIFYGACRLVQERTGQEPLKVFKQAFDNVKPRVEVRSRRVGGSTYQVPVEVSARRQQSLTLRWMLAAVDGRPERTAIERLAGEIMDAAQGRGGAIKKKDDVERMAEANRAYAHYRW